The window GTTCCGAATAAGTCCAAGAACACTCGTCTACCCTTAGGGAATTTATATCCACGCCATTCGAAAGTTCTCTTTACTGTCGCTGCAGTGAATGGAAAAAAGGGGTATAAACGCCGAACTTCCTGCACAAAACACTCATAGTCTTTGTCTGATCCATTTACTAACCTGTGTTTGATGAGGGGATTTTGATGTAAAGCGTGAGCGCAATAAACTATATAGACTGCTACCGCTACAGTTGGCCGCAAAAGATTGTTTAATTCCACCGCAGCGATTTGTGATTCCAGCAAGCATCCATCTAAGTCTCTATGATTAGCCACTATATATGCAGCGCTGTTAGTAGAGGGCCTGAAGGTCCCTTCTCGAATGCTTTCGATAATGCTTATCAACCATGCTTCATTTCGTTTTCTTGCAATTCTTGCTTTCCAATGCTTAGGTCCTATATTACCTGCGTAGTTAAATAATGCTGTTAGTTCCTCACTACGTTGGCTTACTTCGGATTCCTTGAGAGGAACGCCTGCCCACATACATACTGATTGGGTTAACAGTTCACAAGACTGTTGATATAAATTTATCTTCTCTTTTGAAGACCAATCTTTAACTCGGCTTTTCCAGATATCGCAAGTGATCATGCTCAACTTTCCGAGCTTGTCTGCCCTTAAAAAAGACATAAACATTTTTTTACGTTGTAAATGTTCTTCTTCATCAAGCCCTTGGACACCACCTTCACCAAAGAGAGTTTTCTTGATTCTTGAGGGCGCAACACCAGCACGAGAAAAGTATTCAGTATTATAAAAAATTCTCGCCGCTTCTTCACCTCGCATACAGACAGTTTTCTGTAATAGCAATCGAGCTTGAAATACATCAGTATTAAGTTCATCGCAGTGCTTGGATATATAGCGATAAGGATCGCGAATTAATGAAATTGTAGAATCTAAAATGCCAAGTTCTGGAAATCCAGTCATTGATGTTCCTATTTGAGATGTCTAGTATGTAGGCATTGTGTGATACTGATAATGCCGAAGTGATTTCCTAAAAAAAATTTTTATTACTTGTTGATACTGAGCATCTTTTTAGCCACGCTCTCAATATCTCTTTCGGATTGTCCATTAACCTTTAACATACCGTCTAAGTTTAATGTACCCCCCTGATTTTTATATCCCATGAAAGTTGTTTTTTCGGTGCCTAAATCGAGCCGCCGCAAGACTCCCGTGATAACTTCTTCTCCAGTATGTGAAACCACAATGCGCAAGGGAGCAGGTGCAATTATAAGATCAATCATAACTTTATCATGGCAATACTCTGCTTCTGTTTCGTCACGGGGAACTCGAAATCGCCCCGGTTCAAGTAAGGCTACGACCTCACATTTTACTGATTCCCTCTGCAATAATTTTGCGGCTTTAAGGGAGCTTTGTAATTGATAACCTCCAATAGCGATGAGCTGAATGTCAGCATTCGGTTCCTTGATCGCAATAAATACGCCGTTATTCGCCGCCGTTGCTGCTTCATCGCCGGTTGTTACAACGGGAAGGGCCTTTTTTGAAGCAACCATCGCCGCTATCTTCCCTCTAGTCTTATATAGATTGATTAAAATCGCCTTAGATGTATTTGCATCAATAGGAAAATACACAGGCGAAATATCTGACATCTCGCAGAGCCAGTTTTCGGAAAACTTGGGATCCTGGTGGGATTGCTCGTTTTTTCCGTTTTCCCAAGTATGCGACGTTGCTATCACCGGTATACTAATCCATTCAGCTGGTCGATTTGCTTTTTTTAAGTTTCTTGAAAAAATAACTTCTTGGCGCATCGCGCCAATCATCTTCATAGCAAAAGCTTCGTAACTAACTACCATCCCTACACCCTGCTTATTCGCCAATACAGCCGACACGACAGCCTCTTCGTTTAATGCAGAAATAACACCTCCAGTTATCGACTCTGTCTCATTGTTTTCTGGATTAGCCACTCGGTGTTTTAATGATGCTAATGTTTTAGTCATTTTGTTACTTTGCACTTCATCAGGATTGCCTAAACGAAAACGTACAGATTTATTGCAATGAATTAGATCTGAGAACCACTTATCAATCTCTCTCAGACAGGAAACTGATAGGCCTGATTCGATGTAATTATCGTCTGGAAAAATTAACTCTCTACGTTTCAGTAATCTCAATTCATGGTCTTTTTCTCGGACACGACCATTAATCGAATGATTATTAAGAGTTTTCACACTTTCTTCTAGTTCTGTTTGAGAGACATATAGAGCGGCGGTAGCGTTAATAAATTCTTCCCTTGCCTTATCGTCTTCAACTAGATTCTCACCTAATGGCAGGTTATGAGCTGCGTTTGTTCCTGCTGCAGGTAGCCCGTAACCTTTAACCACCTCCGCGATAATGTAAGGAAGTTTGACCGGGTAGGAGATACGCCCCTCCTGGGCTTCCTGACCAATTTTTGATAAGGTCTCCATAGCATTAAGAAGAGCCATAGCGTAAGCAGCTGGATCACTCCCATCTATAGGCAAAGGATTAAAATCATGCAGTTTTAGGTATTTTTCGAAGTAGCTTGTTCCTCCTTCCTGCGCCATCAATGTCCGCTGATCAATTTTGCGACCATTTTCGATCATAACAGGTGTGACTAATCCCGTATCAGCTGCGCGCCACCAACGCGGTGCCCAATCGCTACCTCTTTGTTCTTCAAAAGCGCCGTCACTTAAAAATGCTACTAATTCTTGCCCGGGAAGGGGCACATGTGAATATTGAAGTGCCGTGAACCCCAAATATCCGCCTTCTGAAATTCCGCCTGCTGTATGAATATTTACATGACTACCTATGCGTGATTTAAGTTCACCATCTTTATCAAGTTCATATGAGTAGTAGTCTCTACACAAACGACTCAATCCCTGCTCATCACATGAATAAAGTTTTGCTTTTTCTTCATACTGATTGCCTATAATAGCGTTTACTGCTTCTATTGCTGCAACACAATGACCCTGACCCATTACCCACGAGCGTGTTTTTCCGCTAAGCGAATTGGCAAGAAGATAACCCGTATAGGCGGGTGTCATGTTTAGAGCACCACCAGTATGCCCCTGCGCTTTTTTCTTAAAGTCATCGGCGGTTAGAGCCGAGCCATCCATGGGAACACGTTTAGCATATGTCATGTGAGCGACTAGCCACATGCTAGCACTACAAATTCGGTCAGCAGCTTTTAACAACGCAATCGTGTTTAATAACTTCCTATGGTCATCCTTTGATTCAAGAGGAATACGTTGGAGGTATTCTTCGACAAGTCTAACTGTGGCTTTAGTGTGTTGAATTTTACGATATCCGTGAGACCATTCATTGAATTGATCGCTTACCTCAGTGCTATAGCTTGTTGACATTAAACTGTCTCCTTGGAATATCGTTTATACTGGCCGAGCATCTCCAGGCATTCATCGCTGGGAATAAGCCATATTTCAGTTTGAGAATGTTTTTGATGAAGCGCGCAAATTCCTTGTGCACTTCTATTCTTTTTTTCACAAATAGAAATCCCAAGCTTGCTCAGCTGACATAAAGAATCTGCTCGTATATCCGGTTGGTGCTCACCAAGTCCACCTCCGAATACAATAGCATCTACGCCTCCCATTACACCGACAAAAGCTCCTATTGCCTTGGTAAGTGCATAGGAATATATTTCTAACGCTACAGAAGCAGAGCCAGACTCACTCTTTTTGAGATCACGGTAGTCTCCTGAAATTCCGCTAATTCCTGCGAGTCCAGAAGAATGGTTAAATAATCTGGATAAGCTTTCAGGTGTGTGTTCTTCCCGTTCAAGCAAATGCAATACAATATTAGGATCTATACTTCCGCTACGTGTTGTCATAGGAAGGCCGTCACTTGGTGTAAAGCCCATTGTTGTGTCGATAACTATTCCCCCTTTCCAGGCAGCTAATGAGCTTCCGCCTCCGAGATGTATAGTGATAACGCGTTCATATTTCTTTTGCTTTTGCAGTTGATTCCATTGGGACTGATGCGCAAGCCCGTGAAATCCATATCTCATTATTGGCCATTTTTCAGAGAGTCCGTCAGGTAGGGCGTAATGACGTGCACAATCTGGAATGGTATTGAAAAGTGTAGAATCTGAGAAAATAAAATGTTTTGCATGCGGACATTCCCTTATTCCATATTCAATCAACCTAAGCGCAATTTCATTGTGAAGCGGAGCTAAGGGCGACCAATGCCTTATTAAGTTAAGGCAATCTTCATCTACTGGCTTAGGATTCCGATCCACCTTTCCAATATGTACAACACGGTGCAAAATTATTTGATATGGTAGCGTCTCGTCTATATATTTTTTGAAATGATCAAAAAGCTGCTTGGGTTCGCCCTCCACTATATTCAAATTAAGCTTGGTTGACTCTTCCCACTCTTGAAGTTCTAATGAACCACTCCCCGCATTGCAAATCAAAATTCTCTCTGTTTCGAATATATGTTGCTCTATATTGTCCATATGGGATGCTCGCTAATTTAGAGGATCACTGGTAAGTTACATAACTTTTATTCATCAAAAACAATTCAATATTTTTAGAATCAACTTACAGGCGATATAAGACATCATCTCGGGTTATACATAAATCATTAAAACTCAGCTAAATAAGTGCATCAAATATCATGCGTTAAAATCTTGAGACCACCCCTAAAATAAACTTAACACAAAACAGAATTAAGTAATTCCCAGTAGAATATTAATATTGAAAGTCCCATTTATTTCGTTACTTTAAGCGAGTACAAACTGTCTCAGTCCCATCTAAGAATTGGTCGCTTCAAGTTTATAAGATACTAATTCATCTGGAGAGGGGTTTCGCAGAATGTGCAAACCTCTGGCCTCATAATCTTTATTTATGAATCCCATTTCTACGAAATTTTTTAGCACATCTTTGCAGGGGTATTTACCCCACTTGCTATAAAAGTACCGTGAGTTTTGAATGAAATTTGTAACATGAAGGACAGGGTATTGATAGTGTACGCGATTACGAATATAGGTTGTATCACTCACAGTACTTAACGACATATTAGAGGCAATACACCTTTCTACGTAATCCTCGTCATTTACTCCGTAGCCGCGATAGTGTTCATCGAACCCACCAGTTTTTTCAAAATCTCGTAAACTGATAAAAAACAAGCTGTTGTTATTTTTTACGCAAAATCTCGCGTTTTCTTCACTCTCGAGATGCGGATATTTATCTAGTTCTGTAGCTAGCTGAAGAAAATTTAATTGCATAAGAGCTTTAGAAATACATACAACTTTGGTTGTTATAACGCAAGAAGGTCTCCAAACATCTTTTAGGTTTTTTATTAAGTTCGAGGAGATAATCGATTCGACATTGATAACTAAGCAGTGACTATTGGAAACACTACGAACACCTTTATTAATTGCTCTTGAAATAGGTAGATCGTCACATATTTTGAACTTATGATGTACAGGAAACTTTTCACTAGATATTAACGAATACTGGCTTGGTGGAGCCATCCAGACAACTACAAGCTCTTCCGGTAACACCTCACAATCTTCTAGTTGATCAATTAAATTAATTAAGGATTTAACGCGAGATTTCACAACAACCACGACGCTAACAGTATAGGCACTAATCATTACGTCTCCGGTGAGAATTTGAGGATACCACCTCGTAACATTCAATATCTATACCATAATAACACTTCCAGTTTTTCGCATAACCAAATCAATTCGAAATTTTAATTTTTTGATGCCAGCAAGTTAGAGCAAA is drawn from Alteromonas sp. RKMC-009 and contains these coding sequences:
- a CDS encoding glycosyltransferase family 2 protein, with the protein product MISAYTVSVVVVVKSRVKSLINLIDQLEDCEVLPEELVVVWMAPPSQYSLISSEKFPVHHKFKICDDLPISRAINKGVRSVSNSHCLVINVESIISSNLIKNLKDVWRPSCVITTKVVCISKALMQLNFLQLATELDKYPHLESEENARFCVKNNNSLFFISLRDFEKTGGFDEHYRGYGVNDEDYVERCIASNMSLSTVSDTTYIRNRVHYQYPVLHVTNFIQNSRYFYSKWGKYPCKDVLKNFVEMGFINKDYEARGLHILRNPSPDELVSYKLEATNS
- a CDS encoding cytochrome P450; the protein is MTGFPELGILDSTISLIRDPYRYISKHCDELNTDVFQARLLLQKTVCMRGEEAARIFYNTEYFSRAGVAPSRIKKTLFGEGGVQGLDEEEHLQRKKMFMSFLRADKLGKLSMITCDIWKSRVKDWSSKEKINLYQQSCELLTQSVCMWAGVPLKESEVSQRSEELTALFNYAGNIGPKHWKARIARKRNEAWLISIIESIREGTFRPSTNSAAYIVANHRDLDGCLLESQIAAVELNNLLRPTVAVAVYIVYCAHALHQNPLIKHRLVNGSDKDYECFVQEVRRLYPFFPFTAATVKRTFEWRGYKFPKGRRVFLDLFGTNHDARTWENPNNFDMERFRDCKVNDYVFIPQGGGDHFRNHRCPGEWVAIEQMKIATKILVSECDYTVPEQDLDLRMGSLPALPKSNFIISDVRPIDKDEPEFR
- a CDS encoding acetate/propionate family kinase, producing the protein MDNIEQHIFETERILICNAGSGSLELQEWEESTKLNLNIVEGEPKQLFDHFKKYIDETLPYQIILHRVVHIGKVDRNPKPVDEDCLNLIRHWSPLAPLHNEIALRLIEYGIRECPHAKHFIFSDSTLFNTIPDCARHYALPDGLSEKWPIMRYGFHGLAHQSQWNQLQKQKKYERVITIHLGGGSSLAAWKGGIVIDTTMGFTPSDGLPMTTRSGSIDPNIVLHLLEREEHTPESLSRLFNHSSGLAGISGISGDYRDLKKSESGSASVALEIYSYALTKAIGAFVGVMGGVDAIVFGGGLGEHQPDIRADSLCQLSKLGISICEKKNRSAQGICALHQKHSQTEIWLIPSDECLEMLGQYKRYSKETV
- a CDS encoding xylulose 5-phosphate 3-epimerase → MSTSYSTEVSDQFNEWSHGYRKIQHTKATVRLVEEYLQRIPLESKDDHRKLLNTIALLKAADRICSASMWLVAHMTYAKRVPMDGSALTADDFKKKAQGHTGGALNMTPAYTGYLLANSLSGKTRSWVMGQGHCVAAIEAVNAIIGNQYEEKAKLYSCDEQGLSRLCRDYYSYELDKDGELKSRIGSHVNIHTAGGISEGGYLGFTALQYSHVPLPGQELVAFLSDGAFEEQRGSDWAPRWWRAADTGLVTPVMIENGRKIDQRTLMAQEGGTSYFEKYLKLHDFNPLPIDGSDPAAYAMALLNAMETLSKIGQEAQEGRISYPVKLPYIIAEVVKGYGLPAAGTNAAHNLPLGENLVEDDKAREEFINATAALYVSQTELEESVKTLNNHSINGRVREKDHELRLLKRRELIFPDDNYIESGLSVSCLREIDKWFSDLIHCNKSVRFRLGNPDEVQSNKMTKTLASLKHRVANPENNETESITGGVISALNEEAVVSAVLANKQGVGMVVSYEAFAMKMIGAMRQEVIFSRNLKKANRPAEWISIPVIATSHTWENGKNEQSHQDPKFSENWLCEMSDISPVYFPIDANTSKAILINLYKTRGKIAAMVASKKALPVVTTGDEAATAANNGVFIAIKEPNADIQLIAIGGYQLQSSLKAAKLLQRESVKCEVVALLEPGRFRVPRDETEAEYCHDKVMIDLIIAPAPLRIVVSHTGEEVITGVLRRLDLGTEKTTFMGYKNQGGTLNLDGMLKVNGQSERDIESVAKKMLSINK